One Molothrus ater isolate BHLD 08-10-18 breed brown headed cowbird chromosome 4, BPBGC_Mater_1.1, whole genome shotgun sequence genomic window carries:
- the WFS1 gene encoding wolframin: MNSVPDPTSSPSHPQQHLGRSQLNAAPVAHSGNSQRPGTSSGDSATSSVPGYSRSREKTEKKEGMKEEPEVLFEELLERAKAGESKAQTEVGKHFLKLAEEEDEELNNCSAVDWFILAAKQGRREAVKLLRRCLEDRRGITTENEEEVKKLTSETDLERAVRKAALVMYWKLNPKKKKQLAVSELLENVGQVDNEDGEKQPGPVPKSVQKQRRMLERLVNSESKKFIALDDFVEITKKYAKGIIPSNLIMQEEEDDELAGKSPEELPLRLKVVKYPLHAIMEIKEYLIDIASKAGMHWLSTIVPTHHINALIFFFIISNLTIDFFAFIIPLVIFYLSFISMVICTLKVFQDSKAWENFRALTDLLLRFEPNLDVEQAEVNFGWNHLEPYFYFLLSVFFVIFSFPIASKDCIPCSELATVSVFFTVTSYMSLSTCAEPYTRRALMTEAAAGCLSLLQVLPGNFGFLKFLGKTFFTVPVGHFFVINVSIPCLLFLYLFYLFFRMAQLRNFKGTYCYLVPYLVCFMWCELSVVILQESSGIGLVRASIGYFLFLFALPVLGVGIALMCLVHFIKWFLSLELMKIVVTLVLCAVPLLFRWWTKVNFSVVEVVKSLTRSSIVKLILVWITAVVLFCWFYVYRSEGMKVYNSTLTWNQYGFLCGPRAWKETNMARTQILCSHLEGHRVTWTGRFKYVRVTEIDNSAESAINMLPFFIGDWMRCLYGETYPLCDPRNVTLEEEELCRLKFLTKHKCHMKMFDRYKFEITVGMPFSSKNGSKPIEEDDITKDIVLKASNEFKKVLLNLRQGSIIEFSTILEGRLGSKWPVFELKAITCLNCMSKLLPAGRHVKIEQDWRSTVHKAIKFAFDFFFFPFLSAA; encoded by the exons ATGAATTCAGTTCCTGATCCCACCTCAAGTCCCTCTCACCCCCAGCAGCATCTTGGAAGGTCTCAGCTAAATGCTGCTCCTGTGGCCCATAGTGGGAACAGTCAGAGACCTGGAACCTCTTCAGGAGATTCTGCAACTTCTTCAGTTCCTGGCTACTCCCGGAgcagggagaaaacagaaaaaaagg AGGGCATGAAGGAAGAACCTGAAGTGCTCTTTGAAGAACTGCTTGAGAGGGCCAAAGCTGGAGAATCAAAAGCACAAACAGAG GTGGGGAAGCACTTCCTGAAATTAgcagaagaggaggatgaagaacTTAACAATTGTAGTGCAGTTGACTGGTTCATCCTTGCTGCTAAGCAAGGTCGAAGAGAAGCTGTCAAACTCTTGCGTAGATGCCTGGAAGACAGAAGAG gcATAACAACTGAGAATGAGGAAGAGGTGAAAAAGTTAACATCTGAGACTGACTTGGAGAGGGCTGTTCGAAAAGCTGCCTTGGTCATGTATTGGAAATTAAATCCAAAAAAGAAGAAGCAATTAGCGGTTTCTGAACTGCTGGAAAATGTTGGGCAAGTTGACAATGAAG ATGGTGAGAAGCAGCCTGGCCCAGTCCCAAAGTCCGTGCAGAAGCAGAGAAGGATGCTGGAGCGATTGGTGAACAGTGAAT cTAAAAAATTTATTGCTTTGGATGACTTTGTTGAAATTACCAAGAAGTATGCAAAGGGAATCATCCCATCCAACCTGATTAtgcaggaagaggaagatgatgagTTGGCAGGGAAGAGCCCTGAAGAGTTACCCCTACGACTGAAG gtTGTAAAATATCCACTTCATGCCATTATGGAAATCAAAGAATACCTTATAGATATTGCATCAAAGGCAGGAATGCATTGGCTGTCTACCATTGTTCCAACACACCATATCAATGCTCTCATCTTTTTCTTCATCATCAGTAATCTGACAATtgatttttttgccttcattATTCCCTTAGTCATATTCTATTTGTCCTTCATTTCTATGGTGATTTGCACACTGAAAGTTTTTCAGGACAGTAAGGCTTGGGAAAACTTCCGTGCTTTGACTGACTTACTGCTTCGTTTTGAACCAAACCTAGATGTTGAGCAAGCTGAGGTGAACTTTGGGTGGAATCACTTAGAGCcgtacttttattttttactgtcagtattctttgtcattttttccttccctataGCAAGCAAAGACTGTATACCATGCTCAGAGTTAGCTACTGtctctgttttcttcacagtgacAAGTTACATGAGTTTAAGCACATGTGCAGAACCTTACACACGAAGGGCATTAATGACTGAGGCAGCTGCCGGTTGCTTATCCCTATTGCAGGTATTACCTGGGAATTTTGGCTTCTTGAAATTCTTAGGGAAAACCTTCTTTACAGTTCCTGTAGGCCATTTCTTTGTGATCAATGTAAGCATCCCCTGCCTTCTGTTTTTGTACTTGTTCTATCTTTTCTTTAGAATGGCCCAACTACGGAATTTTAAAGGCACCTACTGCTACCTGGTCCCATACCTGGTGTGCTTTATGTGGTGTGAACTCTCTGTGGTCATTCTGCAGGAGTCCTCTGGCATTGGGCTCGTTCGTGCATCCATTGGTTACTTCCTGTTCCTCTTTGCCCTGCCAGTACTGGGTGTAGGCATTGCACTGATGTGTCTTGTCCACTTCATTAAGTGGTTTTTGTCTTTGGAGCTCATGAAAATTGTGGTGACCCTGGTCTTGTGTGCTGTTCCTTTGCTCTTTCGATGGTGGACAAAGGTTAACTTCTCTGTAGTTGAAGTGGTTAAATCTCTCACTCGAAGCTCCATTGTGAAACTCATTCTGGTGTGGATTACAGCTGTGGTGCTGTTCTGTTGGTTCTATGTGTATCGATCTGAAGGCATGAAAGTTTACAACTCCACCCTGACGTGGAATCAGTATGGTTTCCTCTGTGGACCCCGGGCCTGGAAGGAGACCAACATGGCACGTACTCAGATTTTGTGCAGTCACCTGGAAGGACACCGAGTGACATGGACCGGGCGGTTCAAATACGTGCGCGTGACAGAAATCGACAATAGTGCAGAATCTGCAATAAATATGCTTCCATTTTTTATTGGTGATTGGATGAGATGCTTGTATGGTGAAACCTACCCTCTTTGTGATCCCAGAAATGTTACACTGGAGGAGGAAGAATTGTGTCGTCTGAAGTTTTTGACAAAGCATAAATGCCACATGAAGATGTTTGATCGGTACAAATTTGAAATAACTGTGGGCATGCCTTTCAGTAGCAAAAATGGAAGCAAGCCTATAGAGGAGGATGATATAACCAAAGATATTGTGCTGAAGGCAAGCAATGAGTTTAAAAAGGTGTTGCTGAACTTGAGGCAAGGGAGTATAATTGAATTCAGCACAATTCTGGAGGGTCGTCTTGGCAGTAAATGGCCTGTCTTTGAACTGAAAGCAATCACTTGCTTGAATTGCATGTCTAAACTTTTACCTGCAGGGAGGCACGTGAAAATAGAGCAGGACTGGAGGAGCACAGTGCATAAAGCCATTaaatttgcttttgattttttcttcttcccattcCTGTCAGCTGCATAA